The Cucurbita pepo subsp. pepo cultivar mu-cu-16 chromosome LG08, ASM280686v2, whole genome shotgun sequence genome contains a region encoding:
- the LOC111799939 gene encoding protein FANTASTIC FOUR 2-like has protein sequence MATMVCHRSLQPCVDSQFIETTWPHIKFKSQIPPPFEFVAFKSCFLDLDSSKSLNQCDDVNHILSNYHNATNSVLPLPLPPSDAPKKSDDVVRQEAKSPMATKELESAYVHPLVKRSRSTLSDKSLALCTENLGNETGADFLEENAVFSDLKIERSSTRKRVKSDNQGNKKLFPPPLTTIAGEDSIRVRSYREDGRLIMQAVKAPSRLSYFHAERSQGRLRLSILKSSSTPKADSNEESTEKGVEINTPNDDVEAVGEKSNYEENTRRKVEENGNLRGAEMEIKKLEMMPCKGKQGGKNHNIDENKNHTEMLLFTREALSIWVCTS, from the coding sequence ATGGCGACAATGGTCTGTCATCGGAGCCTTCAACCATGTGTAGACTCTCAATTCATCGAGACTACCTGGCCTcacatcaaattcaaatctcaaatccCTCCGCCTTTTGAATTCGTCGCTTTCAAATCCTGTTTTCTCGATCTCGATTCTTCCAAATCCCTAAATCAATGCGACGATGTTAATCACATTCTTTCTAATTACCACAACGCTACTAactctgttcttcctcttcctcttcctccttccGATGCTCCGAAGAAATCCGACGACGTCGTCCGCCAGGAAGCCAAATCGCCAATGGCGACCAAGGAATTAGAATCCGCCTACGTTCATCCGCTCGTCAAGCGCTCTCGTTCTACTCTGAGCGATAAGAGCTTAGCGCTCTGTACTGAAAATTTAGGCAACGAGACTGGAGCGGATTTCCTCGAGGAGAACGCTGTTTTCTCCGATCTGAAAATCGAGCGATCTTCGACGAGGAAGCGAGTGAAATCGGATAATCAAGGTAACAAGAAACTATTTCCACCGCCTCTAACCACAATCGCCGGCGAGGATTCGATTCGAGTACGGTCGTATCGCGAAGACGGAAGGTTGATAATGCAGGCGGTGAAGGCTCCGTCGAGGCTCTCGTATTTCCATGCCGAACGAAGCCAGGGCCGCCTTCGACTGAGCATTTTGAAAAGTAGTAGTACTCCCAAGGCTGACTCCAATGAAGAAAGTACGGAAAAGGGAGTTGAAATTAACACACCAAACGACGACGTTGAAGCGGTGGGCGAGAAAAGTAATTATGAGGAAAATACGAGGAGgaaagtggaagaaaatggaaatctCAGAGGGGCggaaatggaaataaaaaaacttgagATGATGCCATGCAAGGGCAAACAGGGGGgtaaaaatcataatattGACGAAAATAAAAACCATACCGAAATGTTATTATTTACTCGGGAGGCCCTCTCCATTTGGGTCTGTacttcttaa